One genomic segment of Kocuria rhizophila DC2201 includes these proteins:
- a CDS encoding cytochrome c oxidase subunit 4 yields the protein MSTTIKTFLMLGVFCTIVGLVYGYVTEFQELAGFPALLAVAAMSFMLVIYLWLVQRSTGGTLPEDREDGEIVEMSGEYGAFSPWSWWPLLLGLGCALFVTALAVGWWIIGLAVPVALLGLLGLVFEHSRGEHAH from the coding sequence ATGAGCACCACTATCAAGACCTTCCTGATGCTCGGCGTGTTCTGCACGATCGTGGGTCTGGTCTACGGCTACGTCACGGAGTTCCAGGAGCTCGCCGGGTTCCCGGCGCTGCTGGCCGTTGCAGCCATGAGCTTCATGCTCGTGATCTACCTGTGGCTCGTCCAGCGTTCCACCGGCGGCACCCTGCCGGAGGACCGTGAAGACGGCGAAATCGTGGAGATGTCCGGCGAGTACGGCGCCTTCTCCCCGTGGAGCTGGTGGCCGTTGCTGCTGGGGCTCGGGTGCGCGCTGTTCGTGACGGCCCTCGCGGTCGGCTGGTGGATCATCGGCCTGGCCGTTCCCGTGGCCCTGCTGGGCCTTCTGGGCCTGGTCTTCGAGCACTCCCGCGGAGAGCACGCCCACTGA
- the ctaD gene encoding aa3-type cytochrome oxidase subunit I, with the protein MSTLEYSRDDAAAAAPRVVPRSKGRVIVNWLTSTDHKTIGYMYLISSFVFFCAGGVMALLIRAELFQPGMQILETKEQYNQLFTMHGTIMLLMFGTPLFIGFANVIVPLQLGAPDVAFPRLNALSFWFFLFGSLIAVSGFISPQGAASFGWFAYAPLNSTTFSPGVGGDLWVFGLGLQGFGTILGAVNFITTIVCMRAPGMTMWRMSVFTWTTLITSMLVIMVFPPLASALFALGMDRRLGGHVFDPENGGAILWQHLFWFFGHPEVYVLALPFFGIVSEIIPVFSRKPIFGYKGLVFATIAIAALSVTVWAHHMYVTGAVALGFFSFMTMMIAVPTGVKFFNWIGTMWQGSLTFETPILWVLGFLFTFLFGGLTGIILATPPLDFHVSDTYFVVAHFHYVIFGTIVFGMFAGFYFWWPKFTGKMLNERIGKIHFWILFVGFHMTFLIQHWLGVDGMPRRYADYLPEDGFTWMNQFSTIGSMLLAVSMIPFFWNVYTTHRNAKKVEVDDPWGFGGSLEWATSCPPPRHNFTSLPRIRSERPALDLHHPELSAFSSQQFDAETPLVGGTGRNGR; encoded by the coding sequence ATGTCTACGCTCGAATATTCGCGGGACGACGCGGCAGCAGCCGCACCCCGCGTTGTCCCACGCTCCAAGGGTCGGGTGATCGTCAACTGGCTCACCTCGACCGACCACAAGACCATCGGGTACATGTACCTGATCTCTTCTTTCGTCTTCTTCTGCGCGGGCGGCGTCATGGCGCTGCTCATCCGTGCCGAGCTGTTCCAGCCCGGCATGCAGATCCTGGAGACCAAGGAGCAGTACAACCAGCTGTTCACCATGCACGGCACGATCATGCTGCTGATGTTCGGCACCCCGCTGTTCATCGGCTTCGCCAACGTGATCGTCCCGTTGCAGCTCGGCGCCCCGGACGTGGCCTTTCCGCGGCTGAACGCACTGTCCTTCTGGTTCTTCCTCTTCGGCTCGCTGATCGCGGTGTCCGGCTTCATCTCCCCCCAGGGCGCAGCCTCCTTCGGCTGGTTCGCCTACGCGCCACTGAACAGCACCACGTTCAGTCCAGGGGTGGGTGGTGACCTCTGGGTCTTCGGCCTGGGGCTGCAGGGCTTCGGCACCATTCTCGGTGCGGTGAACTTCATCACCACCATCGTGTGCATGCGCGCGCCCGGGATGACCATGTGGCGCATGTCCGTGTTCACCTGGACCACCCTGATCACCTCCATGCTGGTCATCATGGTCTTCCCGCCGCTGGCCTCCGCCCTGTTCGCACTGGGCATGGACCGCCGCCTGGGCGGGCACGTGTTCGACCCCGAGAACGGTGGCGCCATCCTCTGGCAGCACCTGTTCTGGTTCTTTGGCCACCCCGAGGTATACGTTCTCGCGCTGCCGTTCTTCGGCATCGTGTCCGAGATCATCCCGGTGTTCTCCCGCAAGCCGATCTTCGGTTACAAGGGCCTGGTGTTCGCGACGATCGCCATTGCCGCCCTGTCCGTGACCGTGTGGGCCCACCACATGTACGTCACCGGCGCCGTGGCGCTGGGCTTCTTCTCCTTCATGACCATGATGATCGCGGTGCCCACCGGCGTGAAGTTCTTCAACTGGATCGGCACCATGTGGCAGGGCTCGCTCACGTTCGAGACGCCCATCCTGTGGGTGCTGGGCTTCCTCTTCACCTTCCTGTTCGGCGGGCTCACCGGCATCATCCTGGCGACGCCGCCGCTGGACTTCCACGTGTCCGACACCTACTTCGTGGTCGCGCACTTCCACTACGTGATCTTCGGAACCATCGTGTTCGGCATGTTCGCGGGCTTCTACTTCTGGTGGCCCAAGTTCACCGGCAAGATGCTCAACGAGCGCATCGGCAAGATCCACTTCTGGATCCTGTTCGTGGGCTTCCACATGACGTTCCTCATCCAGCACTGGCTGGGCGTGGACGGCATGCCGCGCCGCTACGCGGACTACTTGCCGGAGGACGGCTTCACCTGGATGAACCAGTTCTCCACCATCGGCTCCATGCTGCTGGCTGTGTCCATGATCCCGTTCTTCTGGAACGTGTACACCACCCACCGCAACGCCAAGAAGGTGGAGGTTGACGATCCGTGGGGCTTCGGTGGCTCCCTCGAGTGGGCGACCTCCTGCCCGCCGCCGCGCCACAACTTCACCTCCCTGCCTCGGATCCGTTCCGAGCGCCCCGCGCTGGATCTCCACCACCCGGAGCTCTCCGCGTTCTCCAGCCAGCAGTTTGACGCCGAGACCCCCCTGGTCGGCGGCACCGGAAGGAACGGACGATGA
- the coxB gene encoding aa3-type cytochrome oxidase subunit II, which yields MAVLATSSLTACSEQTKVGFLPTQRGTTDNADQIMDLWIGSWVAALCVGLLVWGLMLWCMVAYRRRKNETGYPRQLAYNAPLEIFYTIVPIAMIVSLFFFSFRTQTEITDRFENPDTKIQIYGKQWAWDFNYLDDNVHYQGVQAHLTGEPGVEKTLPTLYLPADSKVELEITSRDVIHSFWVPAFLEKIDMIPDRTNYMSFTTGREGTFAGKCAELCGEYHSEMLFNVAVVSQEEYDSQMQKLRDEGNTGIVGDEYNRNPNRNATSNN from the coding sequence GTGGCAGTCCTGGCGACGAGCTCGCTCACCGCGTGCTCGGAGCAGACCAAGGTGGGCTTTCTGCCCACGCAACGTGGCACCACCGACAACGCGGACCAGATCATGGATCTGTGGATCGGCTCCTGGGTGGCGGCGTTGTGCGTCGGCCTGCTGGTGTGGGGTCTGATGCTCTGGTGCATGGTCGCCTACCGCCGACGCAAGAACGAGACCGGCTACCCGCGGCAGCTCGCCTACAACGCCCCGCTCGAGATCTTCTACACGATCGTGCCCATCGCCATGATCGTCTCCCTCTTCTTCTTCTCGTTCCGCACGCAGACCGAGATCACGGACCGCTTCGAGAACCCGGACACCAAGATCCAGATCTACGGCAAGCAGTGGGCCTGGGACTTCAACTATCTCGACGACAACGTCCACTACCAGGGTGTGCAGGCGCACCTGACCGGTGAGCCCGGCGTCGAGAAGACCCTCCCCACCCTCTACCTTCCCGCCGACAGCAAGGTCGAGCTGGAGATCACCTCCCGCGACGTCATCCACTCCTTCTGGGTGCCCGCGTTCCTCGAGAAGATCGACATGATCCCGGACCGCACCAACTACATGAGCTTCACCACCGGCCGCGAGGGCACCTTCGCCGGCAAATGCGCGGAGCTGTGCGGCGAGTACCACTCCGAGATGCTGTTCAACGTGGCGGTCGTGAGCCAGGAGGAGTACGACTCGCAGATGCAGAAGCTGCGCGACGAGGGAAACACCGGCATCGTCGGCGACGAGTACAACCGCAACCCGAACCGCAACGCAACCTCCAACAACTAG
- a CDS encoding HesB/IscA family protein, giving the protein MSVTTENETIQDLPAHEVLLTDNAAQKVRDLLEQEGRTDLRLRVAVQPGGCSGLIYQLYFDERVLDGDHVRDFGGVEVIVDKMSVPYLSGSTVDFEDTISKQGFSIDNPNAQGSCACGDSFH; this is encoded by the coding sequence ATGAGCGTCACCACCGAGAACGAGACCATCCAGGACCTCCCCGCCCACGAGGTCCTGCTCACCGACAACGCCGCCCAGAAGGTGCGCGACCTGCTCGAGCAGGAGGGTCGCACGGACCTGCGGCTGCGCGTGGCCGTGCAGCCCGGCGGCTGCTCGGGCCTGATCTACCAGCTCTACTTCGACGAGCGCGTCCTGGACGGGGACCACGTCCGGGACTTCGGCGGCGTGGAGGTGATCGTGGACAAGATGAGCGTCCCGTACCTCAGCGGCTCCACCGTGGACTTCGAGGACACCATCTCCAAGCAGGGGTTCTCGATCGACAACCCCAACGCGCAGGGCTCGTGCGCGTGCGGCGACTCGTTCCACTGA
- a CDS encoding dipeptidase, whose product MSTDFTRPSSETVEALRVSVQNSRSTLLAELGELVAIPGIAWDSFDAADLDRSAQAVAELLRGLPFDSVDVLRVPSADDSGHPAVVARKAAAPGHPTILLYAHHDVQPPGKRELWDTEPFEAVEKDGRLWGRGAADDKAGVMAHVGALRAFFAQHGSEPGLGVTVFVEGEEEAGSPGFEAFLAAHRDKLAADVIVIADSANWEVGVPALTTSLRGVVGGVVELSVLDHAVHSGMFGGPVLDAPTLLARLIATLHDDDGAVAVAGLLSEDATDVDYDEARFRADAGVLDGVQLAGRGSLASRLWTQPALSVTGIDVTDVDHASNTIAASARAKLSLRIAPGQDPREAADALRRHVLEHAPLGAHVSIEIEEAGPSFRADHDAVSSRIALWAFEQAWGRPAVTSGLGGSIPFTATLTEAYPDAEILITGIEDPDTRAHSANESLHIEDFLHAVTAEALVLSALAEQGTRGTE is encoded by the coding sequence ATGAGCACAGACTTCACACGCCCCAGTTCCGAGACGGTCGAGGCGCTGCGCGTCAGCGTTCAGAACTCGCGGAGCACGCTGCTGGCCGAGCTCGGTGAGCTCGTGGCCATCCCGGGCATCGCCTGGGACTCCTTCGACGCCGCCGATCTGGACCGCAGCGCGCAGGCCGTGGCCGAGCTGCTGCGCGGGCTGCCGTTCGACTCCGTGGACGTGCTGCGGGTGCCGTCCGCGGACGACTCCGGGCACCCCGCGGTGGTGGCCCGCAAGGCGGCCGCCCCCGGACACCCGACGATCCTGCTGTACGCCCACCACGACGTCCAGCCCCCGGGCAAGCGAGAGCTGTGGGACACCGAGCCCTTCGAGGCCGTGGAGAAGGACGGCCGGCTGTGGGGGCGCGGCGCCGCCGACGACAAGGCCGGCGTGATGGCCCACGTGGGCGCCCTGCGGGCCTTCTTCGCGCAGCACGGCAGCGAGCCCGGCCTGGGCGTCACCGTGTTCGTCGAGGGCGAGGAGGAGGCCGGCTCGCCCGGGTTCGAGGCGTTCCTGGCGGCCCACCGGGACAAGTTGGCCGCGGACGTGATCGTGATCGCGGACTCCGCCAACTGGGAGGTGGGCGTACCGGCACTGACCACGAGCCTGCGCGGCGTCGTGGGCGGCGTCGTCGAGCTCAGCGTGCTGGACCACGCGGTGCACTCCGGCATGTTCGGCGGCCCCGTCCTGGACGCGCCCACGCTGCTGGCCCGCCTGATCGCCACGCTGCACGACGACGACGGCGCCGTGGCCGTGGCCGGGCTGCTGAGCGAGGACGCCACGGACGTGGACTACGACGAGGCCCGCTTCCGCGCGGACGCGGGCGTGCTCGACGGCGTGCAGCTCGCGGGCCGCGGTTCGCTGGCCTCACGCCTGTGGACCCAGCCGGCCCTGTCGGTCACGGGCATCGACGTCACGGACGTGGACCACGCGTCCAACACCATCGCGGCGTCGGCCCGCGCGAAGCTGAGCCTGCGCATCGCCCCCGGACAGGACCCCCGGGAGGCCGCCGACGCGCTGCGCCGGCACGTGCTCGAGCACGCGCCCCTGGGGGCGCACGTGAGCATCGAGATCGAGGAGGCCGGCCCGTCCTTCCGTGCGGACCACGACGCCGTCAGCTCCAGGATCGCGCTGTGGGCCTTCGAGCAGGCGTGGGGACGACCCGCCGTCACCTCGGGGCTCGGAGGCTCCATCCCGTTCACGGCCACCCTCACCGAGGCGTACCCTGACGCCGAGATCCTCATCACCGGCATCGAGGACCCGGACACCCGGGCCCACAGCGCCAACGAGTCCCTGCACATCGAGGACTTCCTGCACGCGGTCACCGCCGAGGCCCTCGTGCTGAGCGCCCTCGCCGAGCAGGGCACGCGCGGGACGGAATGA
- a CDS encoding DUF3043 domain-containing protein: MSASTGTAAPAAPSARAGKGRPTPTRKEQEAARRRPLVPEDRKAAKIESRQAERERRAQAQAGMAAGDERYLGPRDAGPQRRFARDWVDSRFNIGEYVLIFLVLVFLLLFLPVQSVAMTLIWVVYGYIGLCVIDAIIMTTRMHSVMQRKFGSVQRGTRWYAAMRAFTIRRLRLPKPQVRRGERPE, encoded by the coding sequence GTGAGCGCCTCGACCGGGACCGCGGCGCCCGCGGCCCCCTCGGCGCGGGCCGGGAAGGGCCGCCCCACTCCCACCCGCAAGGAGCAGGAGGCCGCACGCCGCAGGCCCCTCGTCCCCGAGGACCGCAAGGCCGCCAAGATCGAGTCGCGTCAGGCGGAGCGTGAGCGCCGCGCGCAGGCCCAGGCGGGCATGGCGGCCGGGGACGAGCGCTACCTCGGCCCCCGTGACGCCGGCCCCCAGCGCCGCTTCGCGCGGGACTGGGTGGATTCGCGCTTCAACATCGGCGAGTACGTGCTGATCTTCCTGGTGCTGGTCTTCCTGCTGCTCTTCCTGCCCGTGCAGTCCGTGGCCATGACCCTGATCTGGGTGGTCTACGGGTACATCGGGCTCTGCGTGATCGACGCGATCATCATGACCACCCGGATGCACTCGGTGATGCAGCGCAAGTTCGGTTCCGTCCAGCGCGGCACGCGCTGGTACGCGGCCATGCGCGCCTTCACCATCCGCAGGCTGCGCCTGCCCAAGCCGCAGGTCCGGCGCGGCGAGCGTCCCGAGTAG
- a CDS encoding quinone-dependent dihydroorotate dehydrogenase: MRLYPAFFKAAFSWMDPELAHTLGFAGIKLAHRTGLGRVLSRVTAPDEGAEVNVMGLTFPSPFGLAAGFDKGATGTHALTQLGFGHVEIGTVTGQAQPGNPRPRLFRLVRDRAVINRMGFNNDGAEAVAPRVAAALQTLAQESIRTGRRRPVVGVNIGKTKAVGLEDAAADYVRSTRVLAPYADYLVVNVSSPNTPGLRQLQELDALRPLLLAVRAEADRVTGRRVPLLVKIAPDLADEDVTAVADLALELGLDGIVATNTTIAREGLGLRTNHDDVAACGAGGLSGAPLRRRSLEVLRLLKEHAGEQLVLVSVGGVTTARDVMERLDAGASLVQGYTAFLYEGPFWAGRINRGLRRAAREGR; this comes from the coding sequence ATGCGCCTGTACCCCGCCTTCTTCAAGGCCGCCTTCTCCTGGATGGACCCCGAGCTCGCCCACACCCTGGGCTTCGCCGGCATCAAGCTGGCCCACCGCACCGGTCTGGGCCGTGTGCTCTCCCGCGTGACGGCTCCGGATGAGGGGGCGGAAGTCAACGTGATGGGTCTCACGTTCCCCTCGCCCTTCGGTCTGGCCGCGGGATTCGACAAGGGGGCCACCGGGACCCACGCCCTCACCCAGCTGGGCTTCGGGCACGTGGAGATCGGCACGGTCACGGGCCAGGCCCAGCCCGGCAATCCTCGCCCCCGGCTGTTCCGGCTCGTGCGGGACCGTGCGGTGATCAACCGCATGGGCTTCAACAACGACGGCGCCGAGGCCGTCGCGCCGCGCGTGGCGGCCGCCCTGCAGACCCTCGCCCAGGAGTCGATCCGCACCGGGCGGCGTCGACCCGTGGTGGGCGTGAACATCGGCAAGACCAAGGCGGTGGGACTCGAGGATGCCGCGGCCGACTACGTGCGCAGCACCCGGGTGCTCGCCCCCTACGCCGACTACCTCGTGGTCAACGTGTCCTCCCCCAACACCCCCGGGCTGCGTCAGCTGCAGGAGCTCGACGCCCTACGGCCGCTGCTGCTCGCCGTGCGGGCCGAGGCGGACCGGGTCACCGGCCGACGGGTCCCGCTGCTCGTGAAGATCGCCCCCGACCTCGCCGACGAGGACGTCACAGCCGTGGCGGACCTGGCTCTGGAGCTCGGGCTGGACGGCATCGTGGCCACGAACACCACGATCGCGCGGGAGGGCCTGGGCCTGCGCACCAACCACGACGACGTGGCGGCGTGCGGTGCCGGCGGGCTCTCGGGGGCGCCGTTGCGGCGTCGTTCGCTCGAGGTGCTCCGGCTGCTGAAGGAGCACGCGGGGGAGCAGCTCGTGCTCGTGTCCGTGGGAGGGGTGACCACCGCCCGGGACGTGATGGAGCGCCTGGACGCCGGGGCGTCCCTGGTGCAGGGGTACACCGCATTCCTGTACGAAGGTCCGTTCTGGGCCGGGCGCATCAACCGCGGTCTGCGCCGGGCCGCGCGCGAGGGCCGCTGA
- a CDS encoding isoprenyl transferase — translation MNRFTPPPPHPSGETAPVLDPALLPRHVALVMDGNGRWANERGLPRTEGHRAGERALMDVVAGAIDLGIPYVSAYAFSTENWKRSPSEVAFLMNFTGDVMARQLLTFQEWGIRIRWAGRRPRLWGSVIKRLETAERETQDNTVLTLTMCVNYGGRAEIADAAAAMARDAREGRLKPGSITEDTVQQYLDEPTLPDVDMFLRSSGEQRLSNFMLWQSAYAELVFLDVLWPDMDRRVLWQAVQDYVERDRRYGGAVDRLAGPDAT, via the coding sequence GTGAACCGCTTCACCCCGCCGCCCCCGCACCCCAGTGGTGAGACGGCCCCCGTGCTGGACCCCGCGCTCCTGCCCCGGCACGTGGCTCTCGTGATGGACGGCAACGGCCGGTGGGCCAACGAGCGGGGACTGCCCCGGACCGAGGGTCACCGCGCGGGCGAGCGGGCCCTCATGGACGTGGTGGCCGGGGCCATCGACCTCGGGATCCCGTACGTGTCCGCGTATGCGTTCTCCACGGAGAACTGGAAGCGCTCCCCCTCGGAGGTGGCGTTCCTCATGAACTTCACCGGGGACGTCATGGCCCGCCAGCTGCTCACCTTCCAGGAGTGGGGGATCCGGATCCGGTGGGCGGGGCGGCGCCCCCGGCTGTGGGGCTCGGTGATCAAGCGCCTCGAGACGGCTGAGCGGGAGACCCAGGACAACACCGTGCTCACGCTGACCATGTGCGTGAACTACGGGGGCCGGGCGGAGATCGCGGACGCCGCCGCGGCCATGGCCCGGGACGCCCGGGAGGGGCGGCTGAAACCGGGGTCCATCACGGAGGACACCGTGCAGCAGTACCTGGACGAACCCACGCTGCCGGACGTGGACATGTTCCTGCGGTCCTCGGGGGAGCAGCGGCTGTCCAACTTCATGTTGTGGCAGTCCGCATATGCGGAACTGGTGTTCCTGGATGTGCTGTGGCCGGACATGGACCGCCGGGTGCTGTGGCAGGCCGTGCAGGACTACGTGGAGCGGGACCGCCGGTACGGGGGAGCGGTGGACCGCCTCGCGGGGCCCGACGCCACGTAG
- the recO gene encoding DNA repair protein RecO, with the protein MARSTFASRSYRDDAVVLRTYTLGEADRIVILLSAQHGQVRAVAKGVRRTTSRFGARLEPFNVAEVQLVHGRSLDIVSQAIGKRSYGERIVSDYERFTAAAAMAETAERLTADDHDTAAQHYRLLVGALSATARGLHRPGRILDSYLLRAVSLAGWTPSFVDCARCGAPGPHRSFSAPLGGAVCPQCRPPGSAAPSDATFVLLNGLLHGDWPTIDAADPRTARDAAGLVASYVQWHMERTVRALALVDRGDG; encoded by the coding sequence GTGGCCCGTTCAACCTTCGCCTCGCGCAGCTACCGCGACGACGCCGTGGTGCTGCGCACCTACACCCTGGGCGAGGCAGACCGCATCGTGATCCTGCTCAGTGCCCAGCACGGGCAGGTGCGGGCCGTGGCCAAGGGTGTACGGCGCACCACGTCCCGTTTCGGGGCGCGGCTGGAGCCGTTCAACGTGGCCGAGGTGCAGCTGGTGCACGGCCGGTCGCTGGACATCGTCTCGCAGGCCATCGGCAAGCGCTCCTACGGGGAGCGGATCGTCTCGGACTACGAGCGCTTCACGGCGGCCGCCGCGATGGCCGAGACCGCCGAGAGGCTCACGGCCGACGACCACGACACCGCCGCCCAGCACTACCGTCTGCTCGTGGGCGCACTGTCTGCCACGGCCAGGGGTCTGCACCGCCCGGGTCGCATCCTGGACTCGTACCTGCTGCGCGCGGTCTCCCTGGCCGGGTGGACCCCCAGCTTCGTGGACTGCGCGCGCTGCGGGGCACCGGGCCCGCACCGGTCCTTCTCCGCGCCCCTCGGCGGCGCGGTGTGCCCGCAGTGCCGCCCCCCGGGCTCGGCCGCGCCCAGTGATGCCACGTTCGTGCTGCTGAACGGCCTGCTCCACGGGGACTGGCCCACGATCGACGCCGCCGATCCCCGCACCGCGCGCGACGCCGCCGGTCTCGTGGCGTCCTACGTCCAGTGGCACATGGAGCGCACGGTGCGGGCGCTGGCCCTCGTGGACCGCGGGGACGGCTGA
- the leuA gene encoding 2-isopropylmalate synthase has translation MKNLQRPSGMPAHKYTPYHQNFPFDMSDRTWPDKVATTAPRWCAVDLRDGNQALIDPMDSERKLRMFQLLVGMGYKEIEVGFPSASQTDFDFVRTLVEGGHIPEDVSIQVLTQSREHLIERTYEAIDGAPNAIVHLYNSTSTLQRRVVFHQDMDGIVDIALTGARLCRKYEEQLSGTAVTYEYSPESYTGTELEFAARICNEVAETFEIGNGRKMIVNLPATVEMATPNVYADSIEWMGRHLYQREDIILSLHPHNDRGTGVAAAELGYLAGADRIEGCLFGNGERTGNVDLVTLGLNLLTQGVDPQIDFSDIEEIRRTVEYCNQLPVPERSPYGGDLVFTAFSGSHQDAIKKGFEAMERDAEQQGVGVDELEWAVPYLPIDPKDVGRSYEAVIRVNSQSGKGGVAYLLKSEYGIDLPRRAQIEFSGVVQKFTETSGSEVSAQQLWTIFRDEYLPSRDGSGSTWGHYRITSISTHAEDQANTVLEIGLDVGGEHKERTAQGTGPIDALINLFNREGMDVRLLDYTEHTLSASANAQAASYVELAVGDRVLWGAGMDSNTTRASLKAVISAVNRAVRDAQEAAQD, from the coding sequence GTGAAGAACCTGCAGCGCCCCTCCGGAATGCCCGCCCACAAGTACACGCCGTACCACCAGAACTTCCCGTTCGACATGTCCGACCGCACGTGGCCGGACAAGGTGGCCACCACGGCCCCGCGCTGGTGCGCGGTGGACCTGCGCGACGGCAACCAGGCACTGATCGACCCCATGGACTCCGAACGCAAGCTGCGCATGTTCCAGCTGCTCGTGGGCATGGGGTACAAGGAGATCGAGGTCGGCTTCCCGTCCGCCTCCCAGACGGACTTCGACTTCGTGCGCACCCTCGTGGAGGGCGGACACATTCCCGAGGACGTCTCCATCCAGGTGCTGACGCAGTCCCGGGAGCACCTGATCGAGCGCACGTACGAGGCCATCGACGGCGCCCCCAACGCGATTGTGCACCTGTACAACTCCACCTCCACCCTGCAGCGGCGCGTGGTGTTCCACCAGGACATGGACGGGATCGTGGACATCGCCCTCACCGGCGCCCGGCTGTGCCGCAAGTACGAGGAGCAGCTCAGCGGCACCGCCGTCACGTACGAGTACTCCCCGGAGTCCTACACCGGGACCGAGCTGGAGTTCGCCGCCAGGATCTGCAACGAGGTGGCCGAGACCTTCGAGATCGGCAACGGGCGGAAGATGATCGTGAACCTGCCCGCCACCGTGGAGATGGCCACCCCCAACGTGTACGCCGACTCGATCGAGTGGATGGGCCGCCACCTGTACCAGCGCGAGGACATCATCCTGTCCCTGCACCCCCACAACGACCGCGGCACGGGCGTGGCCGCCGCCGAGCTGGGATACCTGGCCGGGGCGGACCGCATCGAGGGCTGCCTGTTCGGCAACGGCGAGCGCACCGGCAACGTGGACCTGGTGACGCTGGGACTGAACCTGCTGACCCAGGGCGTGGACCCGCAGATCGACTTCTCGGACATCGAGGAGATCCGCCGCACCGTGGAGTACTGCAACCAGCTGCCCGTGCCCGAGCGCAGCCCCTACGGCGGGGACCTGGTGTTCACGGCGTTCTCCGGCTCCCACCAGGACGCCATCAAGAAGGGCTTCGAGGCCATGGAGCGCGACGCCGAGCAGCAGGGCGTGGGCGTGGACGAGCTCGAGTGGGCGGTGCCGTACCTGCCCATCGACCCCAAGGACGTGGGTCGCAGCTACGAGGCCGTGATCCGCGTGAACTCCCAGTCCGGCAAGGGGGGAGTGGCCTACCTGCTCAAGAGCGAGTACGGGATCGACCTGCCCCGCCGCGCGCAGATCGAGTTCTCCGGCGTGGTGCAGAAGTTCACGGAGACCTCCGGCTCCGAGGTGTCCGCGCAGCAGCTGTGGACCATCTTCCGCGACGAGTACCTGCCCTCCCGGGACGGCAGCGGGTCCACGTGGGGCCACTACCGGATCACGTCCATCTCCACCCACGCCGAGGACCAGGCCAACACGGTGCTGGAGATCGGCCTGGACGTGGGCGGGGAGCACAAGGAGCGCACGGCGCAGGGGACCGGCCCCATCGACGCCCTGATCAACCTGTTCAACCGGGAGGGCATGGACGTCCGGCTGCTGGACTACACGGAGCACACCCTCTCCGCGTCCGCCAACGCGCAGGCAGCGAGCTACGTGGAGCTGGCCGTGGGTGACCGCGTGCTGTGGGGTGCGGGCATGGACTCCAACACCACCCGGGCCTCGCTGAAGGCCGTGATCTCCGCGGTGAACCGCGCGGTCCGCGACGCCCAGGAGGCAGCGCAGGACTGA